A genomic segment from Gossypium hirsutum isolate 1008001.06 chromosome D04, Gossypium_hirsutum_v2.1, whole genome shotgun sequence encodes:
- the LOC121203214 gene encoding uncharacterized protein isoform X2, whose translation MLCSIPTAKSGSNWLDRLRSSKGFPTGDNLDLDHFLANPNPSDSPITNASDSPNSNSESTHSNDGQLQNLKPPPPEAISSDPEGDKEWFGIMRNVLSELFNMGEQAQTSRFSRKKASRKQTNPRICTFKTPEEQKSSSDNVRNDKDTLVSTRSSNSREESKEEGENNNVEEDKEEGEGEGQRELKGYSRSEVTVIDTSCPVWKVDKLIFRRKNIWKVKDKKGKSRTIGRKKRKTPPSDLNNVGISNKKPKISSLELRSLKETSGRECGSPANHGWNGPDDKDEEVRDEGPADLTQVLRKRLPRKSGKGSSVILMKAIPTGKKNGAKLAKNGLKDSQRQYKT comes from the exons ATGCTCTGCTCAATCCCAACCGCTAAGTCCGGTTCGAACTGGCTGGACCGGCTTCGTTCTAGCAAGGGGTTTCCGACCGGCGACAACCTTGACCTCGACCATTTCCTTGCAAATCCTAACCCTTCTGATTCTCCAATCACCAATGCCTCCGATTCTCCGAATTCCAACTCCGAGTCAACTCACTCCAACGATGGACAACTCCAGAATCTGAAGCCACCACCTCCGGAGGCGATATCCAGCGATCCCGAAGGAGATAAAGAATGGTTTGGTATAATGAGAAATGTCCTCTCGGAGCTCTTCAACATGGGCGAACAAGCCCAAACCTCCAGATTTTCCAGGAAAAAAGCTTCTAGGAAACAAACAAACCCTAGAATTTGCACTTTCAAGACTCCTGAGGAACAGAAAAGCAGTTCGGATAACGTGAGAAATGACAAGGATACCCTCGTTTCAACGAGGTCGTCGAATTCAAGGGAAGAATCGAAAGAGGAAGGCGAGAATAACAACGTGGAAGAAGATAAAGAAGAAGGCGAAGGAGAAGGACAGAGAGAACTGAAAGGGTACTCGAGAAGTGAAGTGACGGTAATAGACACCAGCTGCCCCGTGTGGAAAGTTGACAAGCTTATCTTTAGAAGGAAAAATATCTGGAAAGTTAAGGACAAGAAAGGAAAGTCACGCACCATTGGTAGAAAGAAGAGGAAAACCCCTCCATCTGACCTCAACAATGTTGGTATTTCTAATAAGAAACCAAAGATTTCGAGTTTGGAGCTTCGGTCACTCAAAGAAACTAGTGGAAGAGAATGCGGGTCGCCTGCAAATCAT GGGTGGAATGGTCCAGATGACAAAGACGAAGAAGTTCGTGATGAGGGACCTGCTGATCTTACCCAAGTTCTTAGAAAGAG ATTACCTCGGAAATCAGGAAAGGGAAGTTCTGTTATCCTTATGAAGGCTATTCCAACAGGCAAGAAAAATGGAGCAAAGCTAGCTAAGAATGGCCTGAAGGACAGTCAGAGGCAATATAAAACCTGA
- the LOC121203214 gene encoding uncharacterized protein isoform X1 produces MLCSIPTAKSGSNWLDRLRSSKGFPTGDNLDLDHFLANPNPSDSPITNASDSPNSNSESTHSNDGQLQNLKPPPPEAISSDPEGDKEWFGIMRNVLSELFNMGEQAQTSRFSRKKASRKQTNPRICTFKTPEEQKSSSDNVRNDKDTLVSTRSSNSREESKEEGENNNVEEDKEEGEGEGQRELKGYSRSEVTVIDTSCPVWKVDKLIFRRKNIWKVKDKKGKSRTIGRKKRKTPPSDLNNVGISNKKPKISSLELRSLKETSGRECGSPANHGWNGPDDKDEEVRDEGPADLTQVLRKRFPFSRLPRKSGKGSSVILMKAIPTGKKNGAKLAKNGLKDSQRQYKT; encoded by the exons ATGCTCTGCTCAATCCCAACCGCTAAGTCCGGTTCGAACTGGCTGGACCGGCTTCGTTCTAGCAAGGGGTTTCCGACCGGCGACAACCTTGACCTCGACCATTTCCTTGCAAATCCTAACCCTTCTGATTCTCCAATCACCAATGCCTCCGATTCTCCGAATTCCAACTCCGAGTCAACTCACTCCAACGATGGACAACTCCAGAATCTGAAGCCACCACCTCCGGAGGCGATATCCAGCGATCCCGAAGGAGATAAAGAATGGTTTGGTATAATGAGAAATGTCCTCTCGGAGCTCTTCAACATGGGCGAACAAGCCCAAACCTCCAGATTTTCCAGGAAAAAAGCTTCTAGGAAACAAACAAACCCTAGAATTTGCACTTTCAAGACTCCTGAGGAACAGAAAAGCAGTTCGGATAACGTGAGAAATGACAAGGATACCCTCGTTTCAACGAGGTCGTCGAATTCAAGGGAAGAATCGAAAGAGGAAGGCGAGAATAACAACGTGGAAGAAGATAAAGAAGAAGGCGAAGGAGAAGGACAGAGAGAACTGAAAGGGTACTCGAGAAGTGAAGTGACGGTAATAGACACCAGCTGCCCCGTGTGGAAAGTTGACAAGCTTATCTTTAGAAGGAAAAATATCTGGAAAGTTAAGGACAAGAAAGGAAAGTCACGCACCATTGGTAGAAAGAAGAGGAAAACCCCTCCATCTGACCTCAACAATGTTGGTATTTCTAATAAGAAACCAAAGATTTCGAGTTTGGAGCTTCGGTCACTCAAAGAAACTAGTGGAAGAGAATGCGGGTCGCCTGCAAATCAT GGGTGGAATGGTCCAGATGACAAAGACGAAGAAGTTCGTGATGAGGGACCTGCTGATCTTACCCAAGTTCTTAGAAAGAG GTTTCCTTTCTCCAGATTACCTCGGAAATCAGGAAAGGGAAGTTCTGTTATCCTTATGAAGGCTATTCCAACAGGCAAGAAAAATGGAGCAAAGCTAGCTAAGAATGGCCTGAAGGACAGTCAGAGGCAATATAAAACCTGA